The Mus pahari chromosome 2, PAHARI_EIJ_v1.1, whole genome shotgun sequence genomic interval GACAAAAGGGATATTTCAGCATTTAATtatacttactgctcttgcaggagatCCAAGTGTGCTTCTCAGGACCAATGCCTTGTGGCTCTCAGTATCCTATTACTACAGCTCCAGGCAGATATGCTGCCTTGGGCCACCATGGGAACCtgaatacatatgcatacactcacacaaaaacATGTACACTGACActcaattaaatataaaagcataAAGTTCATAAATCCAACCAATTCTGAAGATGGCAAGAGCTGAGATAGTTTCATCTGAGAAGATACATAATGATTCAGTAAATAAAGTTTACCAATGCAATTGATGTAcaacatttctaaaagaaaattctgTAATTACTTGAGTGAAAATTATGCTCCAGTCAAGATGAGCTATAAAACTAACTGCATGTTCATGGGTAGGAATGGACAAGCCCGCTCTCCCTATTTGGTTTAAATTTCTTCTAGTACCTGATTTCTGCATGTGGaataaattctgattttttttttatgctaggGATGTGGAGtaaactttttgatttttttttcttttcttttcttttcttttttttttacactctatgGCAAATGTTCATCTGAGAAACTGTGACAACATCCTGAAAGGACAGATAAATATTGCTTTGATGGAAAAGCATTATTATTTACAAGATAATTCAAAGTAACTCCTCTTTATATaacatatctcaacataatagGCTAGAGTCATTTATAGCTGATATTGCAATAAAAGTTGAATTTTCATTTGTTCCATGCAAATGAAGACatatttctttctataattttgatgTGTTGCctaacttaaattattttattagatattttcttcaattacatttcaaatgctatcttgaatgttccctataccctcccccccaccccaccctgctaccctgcccacttcttcccacttcttggccatggtgttcccctgtatggggcatataaagtttgcaagaccaaggggcctctcttcccaacaatagCTGACTATGTTTTGCCtaatttttgcatattttgtATTAAGCCAGATTGGAAGGTTTGGTAGTAGTGTGTCAGACATGCTTCAAGTTGATGAAATTTAGTTTGGTGCAGGTAACTGGTATTGTAATTTTTACTAGGTATAACAATTTcaacaaaatattatatttatgtaaaaaacatctttaaaagtttgttttatttttatttcatatcctTCCACTTTTTCTAGGTACCAACAGGAATGCTAATATTTATTCTAGTGGATACCTAGTTTTGTTGACTGTAAGCCAAGTTCATCCTGTCACCTTTTCTACCCccaaacatttcatttatttcctaaaGATAATTAAATACTTCAGGAAACTGAAACATTTAGTATTGTGCTTCAAATTTCATATTCTATAGATCCTTTTGAATCACTAGATATGTTTATCTTGGATTACCCACTTACCTTTGATTATCTCCTCTGAATTTTTAGAGAAGTCTTTTATTAGgatgttttagatttcttttgaCATTATTACCTAACAATAGATTGATATTCGGGGACTCGGGGACTTTAATGTTcttatatgatacacacacacacataataattatGATTCACATTGATTCATAAATAGCTATGATTTACATATTTTAGGTTTTACAATTTAGTATTTCTGAAattaatacatgaataaaaatttataatatgactatagacatttctttttataatttttaaaaacattttgtataATTTCCTATAAGTGTACTTCATATTatttccatcccttcctctccccaatGAAACTCCTCCACTATCCCCTAACACTCTCAAATGCTTTACttccataaacacacatacatacatacacacacacatgtactaacacacacacacacacacacacacacacacacacacatgcacacgcacacacacacacacacacacacacacacacagtgaacacGGGATTGGATAGCCAATCTGGTGATTCATCCTTGGAGTAAGTGATTCCTCCCATCTCAGCACCTACAACTGCCTGAAGCTCTTCATCTAAGAGTGGGGCCATGTGAAATTTTCTTCTTCAGCATTGATATCAACTCAGGTTTTCATCATTCCTGTCTTGTTTATGTATTCATATTGCTGAGATTTCATCTATGCAGCTTTCCTGTCACACCCAAAAAGTGCTATCTAGCAAGTTGTATCTTGGCcatctggctcttataatcttctTGGtacctcttctgtgatgttccttgagccttaggtatAGGAGTTACATTGTTGATGCAACTGGGGATGGATAACTCAAGGTcacttatttttgtattttgatcaGTTGTGCATCTCACAAGTAATCTCCAACTGCTACAAAAGAAAGTTCATTTGATAAGGAATGAAAAGTACATTTATCTATGTGTCTAAGTATTTTGAATACAGGTAGAAACTAGAGTGGTTTAAAAGAGTGGTAACAGTAGGCTCTCCGCTCAGAGATGACCTCTCCAGTCACAGACATAGGCACTTAGTTCTCTTCTCTTGAGTGGACTTTAAATCCAATTAAAAAGCAACTTATTGTTAGTCTTAAGATTTAAGTGTTGATATTCTACCCCTGTGGGTATCTTTCTGAGCTAATCGTTGTTATGATTCACAAGCTTTAAATATGGATAGGACTATTGAGTACTTTTCTTCTTTGGTAGGTTGGATAGCTCCTTCTGTTACTATGAGAGCTAATCCTAAGAAAGGAAGTTTTCAAGACAATTCTAActtgactcctacaagttgtgtATCTAAAGTGTATAGAATATCACTTAAGTACTAGGGTGGTGAGCAAAGACAATGAGAACACCCTTTCTTTTGTCAGAGTCTTTTGGAATCCCCTGGCAAACAGCATTAGAGTTTTTGTTAGATTATTAGGTTATGCTCCtttaagttttatatatgtagacttataaaataatgattttctatgagtttttcaaaaaatttttagtagttttttcattttttaactctGCTTTCACTCCCTCACCAATAAAAGAtcctttattgtttttcctttttttctttttttttttttttcactccataaTACCCATGCCCTATTTCCACTCTAGAACTCTTCTCTGTCCCTATCCCatgttctatttctattttccagGCTTCTGTGGTTACTTTAGATTATATCGTGGAACTTGCAAGAATATGAATGGAATTGGAAATATTATACTGAGTGTGGTAAcatagacccagaaagacaaatgtttcatgttttcttttatttgtaaatcTTAGCTCTGAATCTTTAGAGCATATAACTTGACTACAGAAATCTGCATTTACATGGTGTGTACTGATATCATTCTCTATCTAAGATTGTAACAAAAGTTTGTTACAGACTATTTAATTCACAACTACTTATGGCAAAATATAGCATATGACTTTTTATATATGATAATTTCTTATCTCCTGATTTTTCTTTAGGACAAGGAAAATGATTCCTTGGGTGGTCTTTGGACCCTATACTTCTATATTTTTGAACCTGTACCAGAAccaaaaaatcagagagagagaagccaatcTCAATCTTCTGTTTACCAAAATCATGACAAATGGGTGAGCAGAAAAAACAGCATTTCCCAGAgcccagacaaacaaaaagatcagGTATCTCTCTGGTGACACAAAGCTCCAAACTTTAAcaaaaaatgatagaaaaaaaattgtgtttagCACTACAGACACAATGATGGTTTGCAAGGCTCTGATGTGCACTGTGCTGCTGATGTCTCTGCATCCTTTGGCGGTATGCTGCATATTCTTCAGATGTCTCCACAGGGAGAAGATGAGCAAAGAAAACATTACCGTGGACATAACAAAGGGTATGAATGTGAACGTAGGgttagtaaaagaaagaaatttgcaaATTTGTTCATGGTTATACAGTTTGGAAATTCGAGACACATTTCTTTGAACACTATCAAAACAcatatcagaatatatttttataattacagtatttaagaacaagaaaaatagagACACTAACAGGGTCACCAATACCACATTTTTAGCTCTAAActttagataaagaaaaataatgttagaAAAGTTGGCTATCTTGAGAAAATAAAGGATGCTCAAGCTTGCACTAAGCCAAAAGTTACAATGATTGATCACAGTCCAGGAGAACAAATATGTTGATAACATCTTACCAGTTTCATGTAATGCTGGGTAATGAACAGATACCCACCAATCTAGGAATACCAACCATATTAGAGTGATTCTGCTTATTGCCAAAGCAGTGCGGATTTGATCCACTAAcgagaattttcttctttggacCCAGTTTATGCAGACTATCAGAACAATTAATCCATTTCCCAAGGTTCCCATTATGAATTCCATACTGAAAATTATTGCAAGTGTGCTCTGTAGAACAGCCACCATTTTCTGTAAAACAATACCCAAATTTCTGAGGTAACTGCTGAAGATTTGTCAATATATTCCTTTAAAACATATTGTTCCTTCAAAATATGAATGTACTTTCATTAAAAAATTGCAGAAGTGATATCTCACAAACAACTATCAAGATTTCTTAATGACTCATATGAAAATCTTAAATTGATAGACCACAAATGAAATTCATCCAAACACTAACTACTTTTAATTATTCTAAAATGTTCTCTAGGTAATGCTGAAGGAAATATCATATTTTTGTATgccaagatacaatttttttcctttggaacatTTTGAAAAATCTGGATAAGTGAGTATTTGACAAAGTTATATtctaataaacatataaaaagcaATAAAGAGTTGCACTAGTGTATAGAAATTCTTAGATACAGGGTTCATTAGACACTTCAAAAAGGTGCTGCACAAagacatatatatgtttttcaaatattaatgTATAAACTGCTGTGTAATAAGCTCGCTAAAATCAAGACTTTGTAAGAAGTTAATACTGAAAATAATACTTATACATCACTACTTTATATAAAGGCATGTATACCcattcaaacacataaagacACATTAAATTGTGCTAAAATTTCCTTTCTCTAGTGAAAAAATTCAGCTTCCTATTTTACTCAGCAATATACATCACACTCACATTTACTGCtttgattttaaatattgtttagaCAGTCCCCTCAGGTACAAATTAAAGAATCAAATGCAAATATTCAGTGTCATTGTGCTGTATGCTCTATGCATGTAAAAATCAGTAGAAGTTTCTTTGTCCTCTCTTAAAATAGCCAATGAGGTAAATCAGTAAATCTACAAAGAATCTGTTTTAGCTTATGTGTCTCTCTTTCCCAGTAAGACAAATTCTGTTATTAGCATGAACAAcatgcacattttatttatcacttCCTACCCCCCATGTCTATTTTGTGGTCATCATTATAAGAGCCAATTTATGCAATATAGTTTGCTAACCAGGCAACACCGGCAGTGAGCAGGATCGAAGGATTTTTCCCTTGCAAAAGGGAAAAATcatgaacaaagagaaaagaaataaactctGCAACTCTTTATGTAGCatgaaaaatgcaaatattaaaGGTAGCTGAAAAAGATATAGGGTAAAATTATTGGTATGGGGGGGGGCTGACTATCACTGGTCTCCTTCAACAATTCTAAGCAAAATGAATGAATTCAAtaccatttttaaatttccacAAATAATTACATGTAGGTTTAATAGAACATAAGAAATCTTCCTAGGTTCTAGAAGAACATAgcaaactagaaaacaaaacaaaaatgcaaacttACCAAGAGAAAGTCAGTTCTGTATGATGGAGCTGTGGTCAGTTAACAAGAATGAGCTCAGAAAAGCCAGAGACATGCAAACTAAACTGGGTGGTGCTGTGTGGTACGATCAGGCATAAGAAGCTTCACAGATTCGTGGAAAGAGTCAATACTTGTGTCTACATctccccaccataccacaaggacatgtgctctgccacattcatagcagccttatttgtgaaaGCCAAGAGCTGGAAATATCCCTCAGCcaaggaatgtatacagaaaatatggttcatttacacaatgcaataatattcagctattaaaaacaatgacatcattaaatttacaggcaaatgaatggaactagaaaatatcatcttgagagAAGGGACTCAAATCCAAAAGAACATGCAtcgtatgtactcactgataagtgggataagtggatattagccaaaaggtaCAGAATAATTAGGATCCAACCTACAGACCTTAAGAACTGTAACAGGCAGAAATGTCCATGAGAGGAGGCTTTCAccccacttagaagagggaagaaaataatcacagaagacagagagaaggagtgacctgggtgggagaggggagcgggaggggaaaagaggaacaggatCAGATATGAGGCTGTGGGCACTGGAGAGAAgaccagagggccaagagaatgaattgAAACAAACAGCCTTGGTTAAGTGGGACCTGGGGGATCCTCCAGAGAGTACCAGAGACACAAGAGGTGAGACATTCTTAGGACTCACTGgaggggtgaccttagccaaaatgcccaacatttaGGGAAACAGAACTCGAAGAGTTCACCACCAGTAGGTAGACAGGgcttcaagtggagggacagggttactaacccagaGTCAAAATTTTTTGATCCAGAagtgttcctgtttaaaagaaatgcagggacaaaaatggaaaagagactgaaggaaaggaggtcaaTGATCCATCTCAAGGGGGGACACCAAGGTCAGACACTACTATGGTATAATGTGCTTACAAACAGAAGCCTGGCATGACTGCCCTCATAGAGGCCCTACCAGAAgctaagacagaagcagatacacccaaccattggacagatGTAGGAGAATGGTTGAATAGGGGAAGGATCAAAGAAGCTGAAAAGGTGGTGAGCCCAtaaaaagaccagcagtctcaactaacccagaccctgggagttcccagagactgagctaccagccaggaccacacaagGGCTGGTCTGAGATCCCtagaacatatgtagcagagatctacctggtctggcctcagtgggagaagatgcacttaatcttAAAAAGTCTTGAagtcccagggaagggggagtaCTGTTGGGGCTCAGGAGGGCACCCTCTGAAGGCAAGGGGAGAATGAACAggatgaggaattgtgggaaTGGGTGGAGGGGGCAATGACTGGTAtgtaaataagaaatataatttaaatttaaataatagctGTGCTCATGCTGTGGAACCCCACACAGCTCCTGTCACTGTTTTCTAAACACTCCAGGTTTTACTTTAAAAGAAGCTTCTAGGCAAATAATCTCCTATATAAACTGAGAATAGTAAAGGAGTAATTATCAAAATTTatatctagaaaataaaataacaggacAAATTCTGATTGAGGAAGTAAACACATTGCATTGAATTTAGAGTCAGTAACAACTGAGTTGTTTTGGAGTTTCTATGGAAACTCTTTAACCAAAAACTCAGTTATATTTAACtcattcctggaactggaggtttCATTTGGTAATAAAAGGTCTCTAGATGAGGCCTTTGTCTCCCTGTTATTTGGTGACTCCTCTTacttctttcatatatatatatatatacatatgatatatatatatacatatacatataatctcCATTTATTTTTCCCATTCCAATCCCCTCAACTCCAGGTCTCTCCACaataatatccacatataagagaatacatatcacatttgtcttttggatttttggtttcttcgcttgtaattatttttctaatgcaTTCTATTTACATGTAAATTTCATGGTTTCcctttttcttaataaatgagTAACTGCATTTTTTGGCACATTTTCATtagccattcatctgttgag includes:
- the LOC110314345 gene encoding taste receptor type 2 member 113, which encodes MVAVLQSTLAIIFSMEFIMGTLGNGLIVLIVCINWVQRRKFSLVDQIRTALAISRITLIWLVFLDWWVSVHYPALHETGKMLSTYLFSWTVINHCNFWLSASLSILYFLKIANFSNIIFLYLKFRAKNVVLVTLLVSLFFLFLNTVIIKIYSDMCFDSVQRNVSRISKLYNHEQICKFLSFTNPTFTFIPFVMSTVMFSLLIFSLWRHLKNMQHTAKGCRDISSTVHIRALQTIIVSVVLNTIFFLSFFVKVWSFVSPERYLIFLFVWALGNAVFSAHPFVMILVNRRLRLASLSLIFWFWYRFKNIEV